The following DNA comes from Bactrocera neohumeralis isolate Rockhampton unplaced genomic scaffold, APGP_CSIRO_Bneo_wtdbg2-racon-allhic-juicebox.fasta_v2 cluster11, whole genome shotgun sequence.
aacaaaagggactggcggacggcgcccaggcttcttttttcttattctaTCCGTGCGCATATACGTACGTACCAGTCAGCCATTCAGCCGCTTTTTTTAATTCGTCTCTTTTGCCGCTCAGCAGTCGCCACCACAACGGGTAAGTTTGCCGCGAGTCGTTTGCGAACAAAGACTTAAGAGTTTTAAATATGGTCCTTCGAAGCCGTACCGGGCGGCAGTagtggaaaaaaaagaaaaattataataataataataattaaaaaaaaaaaaatcggtcaCGAGGTAACCAAATTAGGAAAAaagtgttataaaaaaaaaaaacaaaataattgtgaAAAGAGTGGTGACGTGACTTATTTTAAAACGGTTCCAAAAACCCGTtggtgtatataaaaaaaaaaaacccaaaaacaaaaacaaaagtgccagaaaaaacaaaaacggtgaAAGAAATCGTGACAAAATTCGtgcaaagtgcaaaaaaaaaaaaacaaaacaaaaacggttaagcattgtgaaaattgaaaaacccgttGGTGACAAAACCGtatgaaaacataatatatatatatatgtatatacatatatatatacacatatatagaaCAAAACCGCGTTCAAGCCTGGaaccgaaacaaaaaaaaaaagaaggtgaaaaaattgtgtaaaaaatctCGTCAAAGCGCtggtgaaaagtgaaaaaaaaccATTGGTGACAAAAGTAgaagaaaaaagcaaagaatataaaaaactatatacataaaatttcatatacatacgacaaagttaacaaaaaagtgcagttacaagaaaaaaaaaaaacaacagtgaAGTGACGAAATCGTGGTGCGCAAATTGAAGCATTACGAAGTGCTGGGATAGGAACCCACAAACAACGAAAAAAAACCCAATTGAGACAAAAAGAGGAACGAAGAACTCACAACAACACCAGCACCAAGAACTGGGGAGGAAAACCGGCACAGGCACAGGCACAGGCATAGGCACAGGCACAGACACAGGCACAAGGCACAAGTACAGCCACTGCATTAAGACATACACTCACAAATTGGCATTATCCCCAAAGCCCATGGGAAACCAAGTGAGTGTAtcgttttataatatttacatttatatacatatatatgtatggtatgaaATCACAAATTTGAATCAGCGGTTCTGACCAAGATTAcggtcgaaaaaaaaaaaactgttaccaaactgttttccgttttcggtttatttttcggtaaaaaccgaaaagccgctacaaacaaaaaaaacagttatataAAACTGTTAATAGCGGATTATTGATTGAaagctataaaatattcaagtatttacttgcagaAAGTTCCAGCATTAccccttatacttaatcaagtataaGCAAGATTGCTTAATATAAGCTACGgcatcataaaaaaaaaacaaaaaagcatatGAAAATAACATCTTTTATNNNNNNNNNNNNNNNNNNNNNNNNNNNNNNNNNNNNNNNNNNNNNNNNNNNNNNNNNNNNNNNNNNNNNNNNNNNNNNNNNNNNNNNNNNNNNNNNNNNNGCCCTGTGCCTGTgcctttttttttccccccccgtTTTGGTGGGGTTTTTGagcctttttcctttttttgttaaattggtttttttttttttgttgtttgtggttCTAccccgcaatttttttttggtttttaattttagcaCCACGATTTGTCAtttcactttgttttttttttttgtaactgcacttttttgttaactttgtctattttttgaaattttatgtatatttttttttatattctttttttttttcatttttgtaccaagggttttttttttacttttcaccacccttttgaagattttttaaaaatttttttcatttttttttttttttttgttcggttAGGTTTAACGtggttttttctttattaggggttttttcaattttcacaatgcttaaccgtttttttttcttttttttttttgcactttgcaCGAATTTTGTCACGATTTCTTacaccgtttttgttttttctggcacttttgtttttgtttttcggttttttttttattttatttttttatttacaccaACGGTTTTTTGGAACCGTTTTAAAATAAGTCACGTCACCACTCTTTTCacaattatttgtattattattattattattttttttttttataacacttTTTTCCTAATTTGGTTACCGCGTTACCGtgaccgattttttttttttattgttattattataataattttttttttttccactactgccgtccggtacggcttCGAAGGACCATATTTAAAACTCTTAAGTCTTTGTTCGCAAAAGACTCGAGGCAAACTTACCCGTTGTGTTGGCGACTACTGAGCGGCAAAAGAGACGAATTAAAAAAAGCGGCTGACTGGTACGTACGTATATGCGCACGGATAGAATAAGAAAGGGGCCTGggcgccgtccgccagtcccttttgttcATTGTGTTCggtgtcctcgtgtgtggtgtatATGATGCCGGTGTGTTGAGTGTGAGATGTGGATGATGTGGATGATGTAGAtggtgttgagtatggtgtgtatgtgGGGGTGTAGTGATgttatattaagaggggggtcggtgctcatttagccacgttcatttcaaatttgaaagtattgttaaaattttaacccCGAGCATTCTTACACCGGAAAtaataatttcgtttttattcataaatacaattttactgtattgaatagtttattatgcGTTAGCCATAGCAACGCATGGCCGGGGTCCTTTCGTATGTAATATAAACTTAACCGTAGGGACTAAATATTGTGCACCAACccattaatataatataataactttTAAGAAAACGTGCccaattaatttcattaagataccaCACATTTTCACCAACCGAAATCATTATATGGGGTATATTACGGGAAGAAAAGGTCTGGactgattgcattaatttttgacATTATTCAGGTATACTTTAGAACTTATTTTCacgcaattttataaatattagcatatacatatatgaagtaaATTCAGCCGAAAGTTTCAAAATcctccgattttatccattttaggcacaaagctACACTGTTATTGCTCTATTAAGCTCCAGCGTTGGCCGATATACAATTCCattgacaattttttattacataccatctatgaaaattctatgaggccttacttaaaaagctgaatatctcgagaagtattaatgatagcgattttgacctcggaccttttttgtaacaaataaaatttcctacaggtttgtgatgaatattttttctaaaactcttgtcatttacgagatatatacaaaaaaatgcggatttcatggaaaaatcaggtttagagtaGTGTATTTTCAGGGATCTCTTAGGGTAATTCCAAAGAAATTTCGTATAgagactgaaaaaaattaatagttaaaaaaaaacaccctaatgtacatgtataaataaattaatattttatgcttttccAGCTTATAAAAGCGCTTTCACTATTTTCGATTTAATCGTCATTAAAGTAAAAAcagaccaacaacaacaaataattatgcGCATAAGCGAGTTAATGGTAGAAGAAAAGGCAACTCCACTTCAGCACTTCTACGAGGGTGCCAATATACTAATAACTGGAGGAACAGGCTTTCTTGGAAAAAGTGAGACGGGTTTTgtaattattaaacaaatatgttttgATATATTTACTGACTTTTATATTCCGTTTTTTATAGtattactaaataaattatttacgtCATGCCCTggcatagaaaatatttatattttaattcgtAAGAAAAACAACAAGGATGTGCATACACGTGCGGAGGAGATATTTGATGATCCGGTAATCTACTCTATATATTCACTTTGGAATTTACGTAcacctttttcaaaaaaattgcttataatTTTCTTAACTTAACAGATTTTTAATGTTATGAAAAAGGTGGCACCTAAGTTTCGTCATCAGTTTCAAGGCATTGCAGGGGATTGCTTGTTGCCCGACTTGGGTCTTAGTCGAGAAGATCGAAAGCTGCTTATTCAACGGGTGAACATAGTGTTTCACATGGCAGCAACCGTGCGATTtgatgaaaaattgaaaattgctaTGCAAATAAATGTGAAAGCAGCGCGCGATATTATGTTGCTTTGTAGTGAAATGAAACATCTAAAAAGTGTCTTGCACGTCTCCACAGCATATACCCAATGTCCCCTCCGCCAAATCGATGAGAAATTTTATTCACCACCTAGTGATTCGAACGACTTAATACTTTTGACAGAATGCATGCCGGACAAGCTACTGGAATCAATGACACCTGTGTAAGTTTGTCTAAATCCCGTTCACATTCAACTTACCTCTCATCTATAAATGAATCTAGACTATTGGGTAAATGGCCGAATACTTATACCTTCACAAAAGCTGTTGCTGAGGATATAATAAAGATATACGGAAATAAATTGCCAGTAGGGATGTTTCGGCCTGGCAtaggtaaatcttttatgttattatattttttgtcttcAACAGGAAAcaattgcaacatgttgcgcggggtataatattattgttcacctaacagttgttcGTAACACGTAAAACTATTAGAGATAGATACGgagttatatataaacataaccaATATAGTATGCGTTCACTCGGCACATGTTTTTAAGTGAAGTAAAAACGTAATGCATTTctactatatatttttaggttcagaatgcaaaaataaaactgaatattcctattttcatttttgtgatAACGAGATTTTAGTGTAACACCAAGTAAATACAGGCACCATAAATTCGGgttcaactttaaaatttattacaaaagcattaacaattattttgttGTGTAGCTCCGTTGTTTTAAAATCTAACTCAATCGATTTGGCATTGATCTTACCAACTTATCTGTGTCCTCAACTGTAATCCGGGGCCATTCCGAGGGCTTAACACTTCAAATCATCTTTATTTGTTATTTCTgacaaattcttttttctaacaGATACCAAAAATATCAGGTGATTGGAGGGCAAATTTAATTGTCTTGGATATGTTGGTGCCCGACTATGATGAGGATTGAATAGCAATGACCCGcttaaagaacaacaaagcggcaggaacctatggattaccggccgagctattcaaatacggcggcgaaaaactgacaAGGTGAAGAAACTTATGCTTCGCAAGTTATGGTCGGATGCAAGCCCGCCGATTAGAACCTAAGTATGCTCGCACAAAAATGGGGACGCCAAAATCTGCGCAAATTACGGTGGGATAAGCCTCCGTAGGGTGTAAAAGACTGAaatccaccgtcaacaaattgattggactgTGGTGGCTTTAGACCCGGAAAATCTACAATCGACCAGATTTGTCACCATGCAACAAATCTTGTAAAACACTCGTGAAatgaagatcgacacacaccacctcttcgtcgattttaaagccgccttcgaaagtacgaaaaggaactgcctccatatctcctgtcatcaaacaaacagttatggcattcgcgacttggctcagGCGTCACTGTTGGAAGTtacaactttgaagtcgtatatAACTTCGTCTACCTTGGAAAAAGTTTCAACACCAACAACtttatcagccttgaaatccaacgcagaatcacttttgccaacagctgctacttggactgagtaggcaattaaaaaataaagtcctctctcgacgaacaagggCGACGGCGAATAGCGCAGACGATGGAACGCTgatctgtacgagatatatggcgacatagacatagttcagcaaatcaagagacagcggctgcgctggttAGGCTAGAATActccaaatgtgaaagttttcgattcagtacccgccggttgAAGCAATGGAAGAAGAAGACgctccgttagaaagatcaggtggagatgGACCTGCCTACACTTGGTCTTTCGAATTGGCGctaaatagcgaaaagaagaaatgactgtgGCGCTGTTGTTATTTCggctataatttgtttttttaaggtTATATTTACGTAATCAATAATCTTTGTTTCCAGGGTTAACTTTCACtacatctatataaataaaaatgaatcgccaaaatgtatgtacgctcataactcaataacgcctggaccaatttggccatttctttttcttaaatgttcgttgaagttcaaagatggtttttacggcgagaaaaatcgaataatttccggaaaacccctaaaaacagcctttttcttttccccatacaaacgttacgtacatacatacatacataagtatgtacatatgtatataaaaatgaatgtttgtttgttagtaacactaagagaacggttgatgaaatttttaaaggttatttgttgtggatcgggaaaggtttagaaacaaatacttTATACTTtccatgaggagaagtcggaaaatttgacaattccaaaaattaacatttttcatacacattccAGATTCAGAGATATGTAGATCCaaaattatacgaagtggtgaaaaccaatacggttcatggactttgggaaccttacaatcccactttagtttgtatgtctgacaataaatgcacgaaacactactcatgtgcttttctttcggaaacggaaatgggaaatgatggatattcactgtatcggcgtcgctcaccagacgataatggcagaacatttagcatttagagtcgtgaatatcgacgttaacaacacatcgaagttgaaaacatatggatcgtaccatattcgccacttttgtctaattaacattcaaaactcatgtcaatgttgaatattgtagattggtgaaatcgatcaaatacgtttgcaagcacgtcaccaaagaaagcaacatagcggttattggcatTGAACAATATGaaatcagcagtatcaaatgggttgatatgtgaaccgcaataaagcgctttgtaggatgtttacttttgcaattcatgaaagttttccgactgttgtgcgtctcgcggttcaactttatttaagtcattgcgtattgagaatggtacagtgtgtgcaactttttgagaagcatgccagcagttgcgtttgctggaacatgctaatcactggaaacagacgaaggacaatgcaataattacttcgcatgccactgaagttcgcatagttttcgcgaagatcatttcgacatatcagccttcaaattcgcgttaattatgggatacgaaaaaatgacattgccgataacattttacattgtattcgctaagaattggaaatgggcaaatttcggttgatacttccagtggtttgatatcaatttcacatcccttttgtcaattcacttcaacggaagatgaactcgtcacgaatgtttatccgcacattggcaaaattatcgtaactgcaattgcttgagtgcacgcgcaattttagttgccgaaaataccgatgttaatgacttaaactggaagattcaaagtcagatttcgggaggtttgcgctcatataaatcgttcgatcgtcttgacaagaaagacgaaaccgtaaattatccagtggaatttgcaaattctttggagagccttggtGGCATACCATCAttgcatcatttgcgtctcaaagttggatctgttattattatgtttcacaatcttcatgcgccgaaactgtgtaatagaACCCTACTGAtaatgacgcagttatcgaatacaagggacagccatttcatttcaaacgtattcaatttacAGGGAAAATTGGCCGGAtgtatgtggcgtgttgacgagttggaaacccatcttctttgtatgtttacgcaccagaacagaaatcaaaaaaaaatatgtttattaagctgcgctacactaaaaaaatgtagaaaaatcgaaaataaatcattttcgacacaatataatttcaacttttttttcatttcaaagcctataatttcacgcaggacaacgactgcggggtcagctagtttattataaaattacgtAATTCACGGGCTGATAATGTTTTTTGACGACCagttccgttttttttttgaaatttcttaccatACGCTGGTTCTAATACGTTTTTTCAATAGTTTGTTTTTCTGAAACCTTTGTCATCTTTCCACAATTTAATCGTTATTTTTTTCCCAACGAGCTTATTTCGTTTTCTttgggtttattttttt
Coding sequences within:
- the LOC126765681 gene encoding putative fatty acyl-CoA reductase CG5065 isoform X2, producing MRISELMVEEKATPLQHFYEGANILITGGTGFLGKILLNKLFTSCPGIENIYILIRKKNNKDVHTRAEEIFDDPIFNVMKKVAPKFRHQFQGIAGDCLLPDLGLSREDRKLLIQRVNIVFHMAATVRFDEKLKIAMQINVKAARDIMLLCSEMKHLKSVLHVSTAYTQCPLRQIDEKFYSPPSDSNDLILLTECMPDKLLESMTPVLLGKWPNTYTFTKAVAEDIIKIYGNKLPVGMFRPGIVISTYRDPVCGWIDNFYGPTGAIAGAGTGVIRTLRCDPRAVANMVPVDLCVNSIIAAAWDISQKHKLLNTYKKIHRFMRVIEYFSMRQWDFKIDNVINLWNRLSDKDKDIFFFDMTQLDWDLFLQQYFRGIRQYLLHDPLDTIPQALVRWNRLYWLHQCIKLLVLFLSAHIIWLFCSKLC
- the LOC126765681 gene encoding fatty acyl-CoA reductase wat-like isoform X3 yields the protein MRISELMVEEKATPLQHFYEGANILITGGTGFLGKILLNKLFTSCPGIENIYILIRKKNNKDVHTRAEEIFDDPIFNVMKKVAPKFRHQFQGIAGDCLLPDLGLSREDRKLLIQRVNIVFHMAATVRFDEKLKIAMQINVKAARDIMLLCSEMKHLKSVLHVSTAYTQCPLRQIDEKFYSPPSDSNDLILLTECMPDKLLESMTPVLLGKWPNTYTFTKAVAEDIIKIYGNKLPVGMFRPGIVISTYRDPVCGWIDNFYGPTGAIAGAGTGVIRTLRCDPRAVANMVPVDLCVNSIIAAAWDISQKHKRSSKFLRSFTKSTVSSHLKKIYQFIISAHQNSIS